Proteins encoded in a region of the Prochlorothrix hollandica PCC 9006 = CALU 1027 genome:
- the polA gene encoding DNA polymerase I — translation MPTLLLVDGHSLAFRAYYAFAKSRDGGLRTSSGIPTSVCHGFLQSLVEVLDSEKPQAVAIAFDRPEPTFRHAADPNYKANRDAPPEDFRPDVANLQDLLLALGLPLFTQIGYEADDILGTLAQHGSAAGYQVKILSGDRDLFQLVDTAKKISVLYMSTTYGQARSNKPVEITPAQVVEKLGVPPQQVVDYKALCGDSSDNIPGVRGVGPKTAVQLLQQYPDLQSIYSNLGRLKPTLAQKLAASQDLAFLSQRLATIMTTVPLTPAIGADLAPCQLRGVAVEAVTSLLDRLELHALSRRLPKLQDLLGTAPSPVLAESEAAISAESGLIPAPSAESQIFSPVSPGFSPGSAPGSAPGSALDSVTGSTLGSVTGSTSDLASPPPGAATPDSTDGAVAADSAIEAETETDFWSYAETLAFQDAKRPLKPWIIQNLDQVAQLVQQLNSYTDPQQPVAWDTETTALEPREAQLVGLGCAWGLGIDQLAYLPLGHHRGQNLPLKETLDLLRPILASDRHPKALQNAKFDRLILQHQGIILGGVVWDTMLASYVLDPDEGHGLDRLAQRYLNLTPQSYKDLVPKGQTIGDIAIEAVAQYCGMDVHVTRRLVPLLAQELAQAPELEQLRVAVEQPLEPVLAAMEDRGIRIDTAYLHQFSQQLEQDLNRLEDLAHQAAGIPFNLASPKQLSVILFDNLGLDIKKSRKIKTGYSTDAAVLEKLQGDHPLVDYLLEHRTLAKLKSTYVDALPALVRSETGRVHTDFNQAVTATGRLSSSHPNLQNIPMRTAFSRQIRQAFLPEPGWLMVAADYSQIELRILAHLSQEPVLLEAYQTGADVHSLTAKLLLEKEEVSSEERRLGKVINFGVIYGMGAQRFARETGVTLQEAKVFLQRFHDRYPQVFDYLQRQSQAAIAQGYVTTLLGRRRYFKFESDRLKRLQGRDPATVQPHELKSLGKQDAALLRAAANAPIQGSSADIIKVAMVKMAEVLRPYQARLLLQVHDELVFEVPPEEWPALEPLIRDTMVQAVPLAVPLAVDLRSGQNWMEAK, via the coding sequence ATGCCCACCCTGCTCCTTGTTGACGGCCACTCCCTCGCCTTCCGGGCCTACTATGCCTTTGCCAAGAGTCGGGATGGGGGGCTGCGCACCTCCAGCGGCATTCCCACCAGCGTTTGCCATGGTTTCCTGCAATCCCTGGTGGAGGTGCTGGACAGCGAGAAACCCCAGGCCGTTGCCATTGCCTTCGATCGCCCCGAACCCACCTTTCGCCACGCAGCCGACCCCAACTACAAAGCCAACCGAGACGCACCCCCCGAAGACTTCCGCCCCGATGTGGCTAACCTCCAGGATTTGCTCCTAGCCCTGGGGTTGCCCCTGTTTACGCAAATAGGCTATGAAGCCGATGATATTTTAGGCACCTTGGCGCAACATGGCAGTGCTGCGGGTTACCAGGTCAAGATCTTAAGCGGCGATCGTGATCTCTTTCAACTGGTAGATACAGCCAAAAAGATTAGTGTGCTGTACATGAGCACCACCTACGGCCAAGCCCGCAGCAATAAGCCCGTGGAAATTACCCCGGCCCAGGTGGTGGAGAAACTGGGGGTTCCCCCGCAGCAGGTGGTGGACTATAAAGCTCTGTGTGGGGACAGTTCCGACAATATCCCAGGGGTGCGGGGCGTGGGTCCCAAAACGGCGGTGCAACTGTTGCAACAGTATCCTGATCTGCAATCTATTTATAGTAATTTGGGCCGCCTTAAACCCACCTTAGCCCAAAAATTAGCGGCATCCCAGGATTTAGCTTTCTTATCCCAGCGCCTCGCCACCATTATGACCACCGTGCCCCTGACTCCGGCGATAGGTGCGGACTTAGCCCCCTGTCAACTGCGGGGGGTGGCGGTGGAGGCGGTGACCTCCCTCCTCGATCGCCTGGAACTCCATGCCTTAAGCCGCCGTTTACCCAAACTCCAAGACCTATTGGGGACGGCACCCTCGCCGGTCTTGGCTGAATCTGAAGCCGCAATTTCAGCAGAATCTGGTCTTATTCCAGCCCCATCTGCGGAAAGCCAAATCTTTTCCCCAGTTTCCCCAGGTTTTTCCCCAGGTTCTGCCCCCGGTTCTGCCCCCGGTTCTGCCCTAGATTCCGTGACTGGTTCTACCCTAGGTTCTGTGACTGGGTCTACCTCGGATCTGGCTTCCCCCCCTCCTGGGGCAGCGACTCCAGACAGCACTGATGGGGCGGTCGCGGCTGATAGCGCGATCGAGGCTGAAACCGAGACCGATTTTTGGAGCTATGCTGAAACCCTGGCCTTCCAGGACGCTAAACGGCCCCTCAAACCCTGGATTATCCAAAACCTCGATCAGGTGGCCCAACTGGTGCAGCAGTTGAACAGCTACACCGATCCCCAGCAGCCGGTGGCCTGGGATACGGAAACCACCGCCCTTGAACCCCGCGAGGCCCAACTGGTGGGGCTGGGCTGTGCCTGGGGTCTGGGGATCGATCAACTGGCCTACTTACCCCTCGGTCACCACAGGGGTCAGAATCTCCCCCTAAAGGAAACCTTAGACCTCTTACGGCCTATTTTGGCCAGCGATCGCCACCCCAAAGCCCTGCAAAATGCCAAATTCGATCGCCTGATCCTCCAACACCAAGGCATCATCCTGGGGGGGGTAGTGTGGGATACGATGCTGGCCAGTTATGTGCTGGATCCCGACGAAGGCCATGGCTTAGACCGCCTAGCCCAGCGTTATCTCAATCTCACTCCCCAAAGCTACAAGGATCTAGTCCCTAAGGGCCAAACCATAGGGGACATTGCCATTGAAGCGGTGGCCCAGTACTGCGGCATGGATGTCCATGTGACCCGGCGACTGGTGCCCCTGTTGGCCCAGGAGTTGGCCCAAGCGCCTGAACTGGAACAGTTGCGGGTGGCGGTGGAGCAACCCTTAGAACCGGTGCTAGCGGCCATGGAAGATCGGGGGATTCGCATTGATACGGCTTATTTACACCAATTTTCCCAGCAACTGGAGCAGGACTTAAACCGCCTGGAGGATCTGGCCCACCAAGCAGCGGGGATTCCCTTTAACTTAGCCTCCCCCAAGCAGTTGAGCGTTATTTTGTTTGATAATTTAGGCTTAGATATCAAAAAATCCCGAAAAATCAAGACAGGCTACTCCACTGATGCCGCTGTCTTGGAAAAACTCCAGGGGGACCATCCTTTGGTGGATTATCTGCTGGAGCATCGCACCCTGGCTAAGCTCAAGTCCACCTATGTGGATGCCTTGCCGGCCTTGGTGCGATCGGAGACGGGACGGGTTCACACGGACTTTAACCAGGCAGTGACGGCGACGGGTCGTCTGTCCTCGTCCCACCCCAATCTCCAAAATATCCCCATGCGCACCGCCTTTAGTCGCCAAATTCGCCAAGCCTTTCTGCCGGAACCGGGCTGGCTGATGGTGGCGGCGGATTACTCCCAAATTGAACTGCGGATTCTGGCCCATCTCAGCCAGGAACCGGTGCTGCTGGAAGCCTACCAAACGGGGGCAGATGTCCACAGCTTAACGGCAAAACTGCTGCTGGAAAAAGAGGAGGTGTCCAGTGAGGAACGGCGTTTAGGCAAGGTCATTAATTTTGGGGTGATCTATGGCATGGGTGCCCAGCGTTTTGCGCGGGAAACGGGAGTTACTTTGCAGGAGGCGAAGGTCTTTTTGCAGCGGTTCCACGATCGCTATCCCCAGGTTTTTGACTATCTCCAGCGCCAGTCCCAGGCGGCGATCGCCCAGGGCTATGTCACCACCTTACTGGGGCGGCGGCGCTATTTTAAGTTTGAGAGCGATCGCCTCAAGCGCTTGCAGGGCCGCGATCCCGCCACGGTTCAACCCCATGAACTCAAGTCCCTGGGGAAACAGGATGCGGCGTTGTTGCGGGCGGCGGCCAATGCCCCGATCCAAGGCTCCAGCGCCGATATTATTAAGGTGGCCATGGTCAAAATGGCGGAGGTGCTACGGCCTTATCAGGCTCGGTTGTTATTGCAGGTCCATGATGAATTGGTGTTTGAGGTGCCCCCGGAGGAGTGGCCCGCCCTGGAACCTCTGATCCGGGACACGATGGTTCAGGCGGTGCCGTTGGCGGTGCCGTTGGCGGTGGATCTGCGATCGGGCCAAAACTGGATGGAGGCCAAGTAA
- a CDS encoding glutathione S-transferase family protein yields MYKVFGDILSGNCYKIKLLMQFLDIEHEWVHVDILTSETHTEEFKRMNPNARIPVIELGDGKYLWESNAILNYLAESTEFLPQEKYKKAKVLQWQFFEQYSHEPYIATARYINKYLGLPKEREAEYHAKQIGGHKALSVMEKHLVENQFFLGASATIADISLYAYTHVADEGGFDLSEYVNIQRWFRDFESIPGYIKMTRGNA; encoded by the coding sequence ATGTATAAAGTTTTTGGAGATATTTTGTCCGGCAATTGCTACAAAATCAAATTGTTAATGCAGTTTCTTGATATTGAGCATGAATGGGTTCATGTTGATATCCTTACTAGTGAAACTCACACTGAAGAATTCAAGAGAATGAATCCAAATGCAAGAATACCAGTCATCGAGTTGGGTGATGGTAAGTATCTTTGGGAATCCAATGCGATTTTGAATTACTTAGCAGAGAGTACCGAATTTCTGCCACAAGAGAAGTATAAAAAAGCTAAAGTCTTACAGTGGCAGTTTTTTGAGCAGTATAGCCATGAGCCATATATCGCAACAGCGAGGTACATCAATAAGTACTTAGGGTTGCCCAAAGAGCGAGAAGCAGAATATCATGCCAAGCAGATTGGTGGACATAAAGCGCTTTCAGTAATGGAGAAACACCTTGTTGAAAATCAATTCTTCCTTGGTGCTAGTGCAACAATCGCTGATATTAGCCTGTATGCATACACACATGTAGCTGATGAAGGTGGTTTTGATCTGTCTGAATATGTGAATATTCAGCGGTGGTTCAGAGATTTTGAGAGTATACCTGGGTATATAAAGATGACAAGAGGAAATGCATAA
- a CDS encoding DUF433 domain-containing protein, whose protein sequence is MNYRNYITIEPNKRGGKPCVRGLRITVYEVLEYLASEMTEAEILDDFPDLTREDLKACIAYAADRERRFMTASLSA, encoded by the coding sequence ATGAACTACCGAAATTATATTACGATCGAACCCAATAAACGTGGTGGTAAGCCTTGTGTACGTGGCTTGCGAATTACGGTTTATGAAGTGCTTGAGTACTTGGCTTCCGAAATGACCGAAGCAGAAATTCTCGATGATTTTCCCGATCTGACGCGAGAAGATTTAAAAGCCTGCATTGCTTATGCTGCTGACCGTGAGCGTCGGTTTATGACCGCTTCATTATCCGCATGA
- a CDS encoding ISL3 family transposase, producing the protein MFLSLNQIIKIPGWEVWNTNIESDRITFLLRYLNEIEVCHFCGSKQISVHKIRKVSVRDLEFLDKKTFLELERHQYYCNECRKYFTESSSDIDFQRGMTERYKNRIFEKIKNSTITHVAQEEGLTYDQVKGILESKFNGSNNLNCNINKISIDEFSHRKGQGNFATVICDLETANLIEVIDSHQQDKIIEILMEWPLEVREAITEVSVDMWGGFTKVIQTVFPNARIVYDRFHVMKILNEELNKIRKQCNSVLKDLKIKHIRSLILKNGTDLNDEEKKLLEIILKSSERLSNAYQLKEDFRQIYETDQEPEVAKVKLEEWLAKASKFYSQVITTIKNHFDGICNYFYNRTTSGKMEGINNKIKVIKRQAYGFTNFDHLRMRLLIACSH; encoded by the coding sequence ATGTTCCTTTCTTTAAATCAAATCATTAAGATTCCTGGCTGGGAAGTATGGAATACCAACATAGAGAGTGACCGTATTACCTTTTTGCTAAGGTATTTGAACGAGATAGAGGTTTGTCATTTTTGTGGCTCGAAACAGATTTCCGTCCATAAAATCCGCAAAGTATCAGTAAGAGACTTAGAGTTTTTAGACAAGAAAACCTTTTTAGAATTAGAGAGACACCAATACTACTGCAATGAGTGTCGTAAATATTTTACTGAATCGTCCAGCGACATCGACTTTCAACGCGGAATGACAGAAAGATACAAAAATAGAATCTTTGAGAAAATTAAAAATTCAACGATTACCCATGTTGCTCAAGAAGAAGGTTTAACTTACGATCAAGTAAAAGGTATTTTAGAATCAAAATTTAATGGAAGCAACAATCTGAATTGCAATATCAATAAAATAAGTATAGATGAGTTCAGTCACCGTAAAGGTCAGGGAAACTTTGCGACAGTGATTTGTGATTTAGAAACAGCAAATCTCATCGAAGTGATTGACTCTCACCAACAGGATAAAATCATCGAAATCCTTATGGAGTGGCCGTTAGAGGTAAGAGAGGCTATTACAGAGGTTAGTGTAGATATGTGGGGCGGATTTACAAAAGTCATCCAAACTGTGTTCCCAAATGCACGTATTGTATATGATCGTTTTCATGTCATGAAAATCTTGAATGAAGAACTTAATAAAATACGAAAACAGTGTAATTCGGTGCTTAAAGATCTCAAAATAAAGCATATCCGTAGCCTTATTCTAAAAAACGGAACAGATCTTAATGACGAAGAAAAAAAGCTCCTAGAAATCATCCTGAAATCCTCTGAAAGGCTAAGCAATGCCTATCAGCTAAAGGAAGATTTTCGTCAAATCTATGAAACAGATCAAGAACCTGAAGTGGCTAAAGTTAAATTAGAAGAATGGTTAGCCAAAGCATCCAAATTTTATAGTCAAGTAATCACGACAATCAAAAATCATTTTGATGGAATCTGTAATTACTTTTATAACCGTACAACTAGCGGTAAAATGGAGGGAATTAATAACAAAATAAAGGTTATCAAGCGTCAAGCTTATGGATTCACAAACTTTGATCATCTGAGAATGAGACTCCTCATAGCCTGTTCTCATTAG
- a CDS encoding glutamine amidotransferase-related protein — translation MIYLQHRKYPWIQGVQFHPESVLTNVNHQKALFKNFFSLLDDGEPLTSGWEL, via the coding sequence TTGATCTACTTACAGCACCGCAAATACCCTTGGATTCAAGGTGTTCAATTTCACCCAGAAAGCGTCCTCACTAATGTCAACCATCAAAAAGCATTATTCAAAAACTTCTTTTCCCTATTGGACGATGGTGAACCATTGACAAGTGGCTGGGAACTGTGA
- a CDS encoding PIN domain-containing protein, translating into MSRVIILDSGPLGLVTNPKLSPESMDCAQWLQTHIRLGNRVIIPEIADYEVRRELLRANKTKGIARLDDLVNLIEYLPISTVAMHQAAQLWAQARQQGQPTAGDKTIDGDMILVAQALTLEVPDVVIATTNVGHLSRFIAAELWRNVASS; encoded by the coding sequence GTGAGCCGAGTTATAATATTGGATTCAGGACCACTTGGTCTAGTCACCAATCCCAAGCTATCTCCTGAGAGTATGGATTGTGCTCAGTGGCTCCAAACTCATATCAGATTGGGAAATCGTGTTATTATTCCAGAGATTGCAGACTATGAGGTTCGTCGTGAATTACTACGAGCAAATAAGACAAAAGGAATTGCTCGTCTAGATGATTTAGTCAATTTAATTGAGTATTTGCCGATTAGCACCGTCGCGATGCACCAAGCTGCACAACTATGGGCACAAGCTCGTCAGCAAGGGCAACCAACAGCGGGTGACAAAACAATTGACGGTGATATGATTTTAGTCGCTCAAGCGTTGACTCTTGAGGTTCCAGATGTTGTAATTGCGACAACAAATGTGGGACATTTGTCGAGGTTTATTGCAGCAGAGTTATGGCGAAATGTCGCTTCAAGTTGA
- a CDS encoding Uma2 family endonuclease, protein MTAQPALDDRWTIADLDHLNPHQPYEIIAGDLYVIHAPHWQHQRICGRISRFLDIWSEETQLGQVVMGPGVIFSEADNVIPDVVWVQQERLGAIVDEAGHLTAAPDLVVEVLSESAKDQVRDRQVKRKLYSSQGVQEYWIVDRFQKRIELYRRSETHLERVATLLATDRLTSPLLPNFSCEVALLFR, encoded by the coding sequence ATGACTGCCCAACCTGCCCTGGACGATCGCTGGACGATCGCCGACCTTGACCACCTCAATCCCCACCAACCCTACGAAATCATTGCCGGAGACCTCTACGTGATTCATGCCCCCCATTGGCAACATCAGCGCATTTGTGGCCGAATTAGTCGTTTTTTAGATATTTGGTCTGAGGAAACCCAGTTGGGACAGGTGGTGATGGGTCCGGGGGTGATTTTTTCGGAGGCGGATAATGTGATTCCCGATGTGGTTTGGGTGCAGCAGGAACGCTTAGGGGCGATCGTGGATGAGGCAGGACACCTCACGGCAGCTCCGGATTTGGTGGTGGAGGTGTTGTCGGAGTCGGCGAAGGATCAGGTGCGCGATCGTCAGGTTAAGCGCAAGCTCTACTCCAGTCAGGGAGTTCAGGAATATTGGATTGTCGATCGTTTTCAAAAGCGAATTGAACTCTACCGCCGCAGTGAAACCCATTTGGAGCGTGTGGCGACGCTATTGGCAACAGACAGGCTCACCAGTCCGCTTTTACCCAATTTTTCCTGCGAGGTCGCTCTCTTGTTCCGCTAG
- a CDS encoding Uma2 family endonuclease: MTAQPALDDRWTIADLDHLNPHQPYEIIAGDLYVIHAPHWRHQEVCDNVAELLRVWSRETGLGRVATGPGVIFSEADNVIPDVVWVQQDRLGAIVDEAGHLTAAPDLVVEVLSESAKDQVRDRQVKRKLYSSQGVQEYWIVDRFQKRIELYRRSETHLERVATLLATDRLTSPLLPNFSCEVALLFR; this comes from the coding sequence ATGACTGCCCAACCTGCCCTGGACGATCGCTGGACGATCGCCGACCTTGACCACCTCAATCCCCACCAACCCTACGAAATCATTGCCGGAGACCTCTACGTGATTCATGCTCCCCATTGGCGACATCAAGAAGTGTGTGACAATGTGGCGGAACTGCTGCGGGTGTGGTCCCGTGAAACGGGCTTAGGGCGAGTGGCGACGGGTCCGGGGGTGATTTTTTCGGAGGCGGATAATGTGATTCCCGATGTGGTTTGGGTGCAGCAGGATCGCTTAGGGGCGATCGTGGATGAGGCAGGACACCTCACGGCAGCTCCGGATTTGGTGGTGGAGGTGTTGTCGGAGTCGGCGAAGGATCAGGTGCGCGATCGTCAGGTTAAGCGCAAGCTCTACTCCAGTCAGGGAGTTCAGGAATATTGGATTGTCGATCGTTTTCAAAAGCGAATTGAACTCTACCGCCGCAGTGAAACCCATTTGGAGCGTGTGGCGACGCTATTGGCAACAGACAGGCTCACCAGTCCGCTTTTACCCAATTTTTCCTGCGAGGTCGCTCTCTTGTTCCGCTAG
- a CDS encoding proton extrusion protein PcxA produces MTTPVPRRFQRIFQRIVRWYAQTPTRALNQAYDAAICIQTLEQEHFGGQPVGSRNQPYSASIQDYFRGELNKYLRIIRVRLGEFHSSRAVLGLVDERMVGLEVPLASDRSRSADELEASILLERLRVIDATLDRYRNRPPEKPPTDLVPLSPLAPRSSRLDPSAEARRRNTLLPLGDSSDGAGEAGEGLIDRTSFVPRSILGTFDRLRRELDPKAEEEVVKTFRSSKTKTVVSLRFILILILVPLLVHQVSKSFLVGPFIDRVRAEQPAAIFLNMDMEEEALADLKLYEENLHFQNLLHTIEPLSPEEIEERVVLRAEEVAENYRFQSANALKNVFADGLSVVAFVVVMVRSKRDLAILKSFIDDVIYGLSDSAKAFIIILFTDVFVGFHSPHGWEVILEGISRHLGIAESRQFIYLFIATFPVILDTVFKYWIFRYLNRISPSAVATYRNMNE; encoded by the coding sequence ATGACAACGCCTGTACCCCGCAGATTTCAGCGTATTTTCCAGCGGATTGTACGTTGGTATGCCCAAACCCCCACCCGTGCCCTCAACCAAGCCTATGACGCAGCAATCTGCATCCAAACCCTGGAGCAGGAACACTTTGGGGGACAGCCCGTGGGCAGTCGCAATCAACCCTATAGTGCCAGTATTCAAGACTACTTTCGGGGTGAACTGAATAAGTATTTGCGAATTATTCGGGTGCGCTTGGGGGAGTTCCACAGTAGCCGAGCGGTTCTGGGCTTGGTGGATGAGCGCATGGTGGGGCTGGAGGTGCCGTTGGCTTCCGATCGCAGCCGTAGCGCAGATGAACTGGAGGCCAGTATTCTCCTGGAACGGTTGCGGGTTATTGATGCCACCCTCGATCGCTACCGCAACCGCCCGCCAGAGAAACCCCCCACTGATCTGGTGCCCCTCTCGCCCCTTGCCCCTCGTTCCTCCCGGCTGGATCCCTCGGCGGAGGCGCGACGACGCAATACGTTGTTGCCCCTAGGTGATTCATCGGATGGGGCGGGGGAGGCGGGGGAGGGGTTGATCGATCGCACCAGTTTTGTCCCGCGATCGATTCTGGGGACCTTCGATCGCCTGCGGCGGGAACTGGATCCCAAGGCGGAGGAGGAGGTGGTTAAAACGTTTCGATCGTCCAAAACCAAAACCGTCGTCTCCCTCCGCTTTATTTTGATCCTGATCCTGGTGCCCCTGTTGGTCCATCAGGTGTCTAAGAGTTTTCTGGTGGGTCCCTTTATCGATCGGGTTCGCGCCGAACAACCCGCTGCTATTTTCCTCAACATGGACATGGAAGAGGAAGCTTTGGCCGATCTCAAGCTCTATGAAGAAAATCTCCACTTCCAGAATTTACTCCATACCATTGAACCGTTATCCCCAGAGGAAATTGAAGAACGGGTGGTTCTGCGGGCGGAGGAAGTGGCGGAAAACTACCGTTTCCAAAGTGCCAATGCCCTGAAGAATGTTTTTGCTGATGGTCTGTCGGTGGTGGCTTTTGTGGTGGTGATGGTGCGCAGTAAACGGGATTTGGCTATTCTCAAGTCTTTTATTGACGATGTGATTTATGGTCTCAGTGATAGCGCCAAGGCGTTTATTATCATTCTGTTTACGGATGTCTTTGTGGGCTTCCACTCTCCCCATGGTTGGGAAGTAATTTTGGAGGGGATTTCCCGCCATTTGGGTATTGCGGAAAGTCGCCAGTTTATCTATCTGTTCATTGCCACGTTCCCGGTGATTCTCGATACGGTTTTCAAGTACTGGATCTTCCGCTACCTCAATCGCATTTCACCGTCGGCGGTGGCCACCTATCGCAATATGAACGAGTAG
- a CDS encoding ABC transporter permease, with translation MSRAKSLQTYILTRLLLAPLMLWTITSVVFLLLRATPGDPVDAILGTKAPAAAKAALREQLGLSGSLWRQYLDYMGHLLGGDLGTSLTSRGQSVAMIIHDFFPATAELALYSLAIAFGLGLLVGSLSASRPNTVWDLGGRLFGIITYALPAFWAGMVLQLIFAVQLRWLPLGTRFPTTATPPDAITGLYTVDSLLLGQWGNFATALYYLILPCCTLGLLLSGIFERIIRVNLRQTLQADYVEAARARGIPEQQILWNHALKNAMIPVITILGLTLAALLGGALLTEVTFSWPGLANRLYEAIAFRDYPTVQGIVVFFAAIVVLASIFIDILSAYIDPRIRY, from the coding sequence ATGTCCCGCGCCAAATCCCTGCAAACCTACATCCTGACCCGGCTGCTCCTGGCCCCCCTGATGCTGTGGACCATTACCTCAGTGGTCTTTCTGCTGCTACGGGCCACCCCCGGCGATCCGGTGGATGCCATTTTGGGCACCAAAGCCCCTGCTGCCGCCAAAGCCGCCCTGCGGGAACAACTGGGGCTGTCTGGGTCCCTCTGGCGGCAATACCTGGACTACATGGGTCACCTGCTGGGGGGAGACCTGGGCACCTCCCTCACCAGCCGAGGTCAGTCGGTCGCCATGATTATCCACGACTTTTTCCCCGCCACCGCCGAACTCGCCCTCTACAGTTTAGCCATTGCCTTTGGTCTAGGGTTACTGGTGGGTAGCCTATCGGCCTCTCGCCCCAATACGGTCTGGGATTTAGGGGGGCGCTTATTTGGCATTATTACCTACGCTTTACCCGCTTTTTGGGCCGGCATGGTGTTGCAATTAATTTTTGCGGTGCAACTGCGATGGCTGCCCCTGGGCACGCGGTTTCCCACCACCGCCACCCCCCCCGATGCCATCACAGGATTATATACAGTGGATAGTTTGCTATTGGGACAATGGGGTAATTTCGCCACAGCCCTTTACTACTTAATCCTGCCCTGTTGTACCCTGGGTCTGCTCCTCAGCGGTATTTTTGAACGCATTATTCGAGTCAATTTGCGGCAAACCCTGCAAGCGGATTATGTGGAAGCAGCCCGGGCACGGGGCATTCCGGAGCAACAAATTCTCTGGAACCATGCCCTCAAGAATGCCATGATTCCCGTCATCACCATTTTGGGCTTAACCTTAGCAGCCCTATTGGGGGGCGCGTTGCTCACCGAGGTAACGTTCTCGTGGCCCGGTTTAGCCAACCGTCTCTATGAAGCCATTGCCTTCCGGGACTACCCCACGGTGCAGGGCATTGTCGTCTTTTTCGCTGCCATTGTGGTGTTGGCCAGTATCTTCATTGATATTTTGAGTGCCTACATTGACCCCCGAATTCGCTATTAA
- a CDS encoding AbrB family transcriptional regulator — MPKVKERKKAAPIPVLPLLTGKALLNKTKELPDLSRRELARECGYFSATKKGEIRINLAEFYEALLQARGISLDSESGQKRGREATYRVSVQKNGQILIGSAYTKEMGLEPGDVFEVKLGYKHIHLIHQGLEDEE, encoded by the coding sequence ATGCCGAAAGTGAAAGAGCGTAAAAAAGCAGCTCCGATTCCGGTGCTTCCCCTGCTGACAGGGAAAGCTCTTCTGAATAAGACCAAAGAGTTGCCGGACCTGTCTCGGCGGGAATTGGCTCGGGAGTGCGGCTACTTCAGTGCCACCAAGAAAGGAGAGATCCGCATTAATTTGGCGGAGTTCTATGAAGCGTTACTCCAGGCCCGAGGGATTAGCCTGGACTCTGAGTCTGGCCAAAAACGGGGCCGGGAAGCGACCTATCGGGTTAGCGTTCAGAAGAATGGCCAAATCTTAATTGGCTCTGCTTACACCAAGGAAATGGGCCTGGAACCGGGGGATGTGTTTGAAGTCAAGCTTGGCTATAAGCACATTCATTTGATTCACCAAGGTCTGGAAGACGAGGAATAG